The sequence CCTTTCTCATTTAGAGTTAATGGGTCTGATAGCGCAGATGCCTGGAATGCGGTATCGGCGGGAAGGATAGATTGTTAAATCATCCGAAGGACATCACAAAATCTTTTTCCATCTCTTCCAGCACATACCCCAAAATTGAGCGATCGCCATTTGGGTCGAGTTCTTAAGGAAGATGCAGGGCAATACATTTCAGTTTACACTGCCACTTGTAATGATACTTAATACTTGTTAGCACTCACCAAAAAGTGACAACGAGCTATTTGCAGATCCCATCAGAATCAGATAATGACGCTCCTTATGAATCAGCACAAGAATACGAATCAGCACGAGAGTGTAGGCTGGGGAATGGTTCTTGCCTTCTTGATAATTAGCCTTTGGCTCATGAGTTTAGTGGGCTTGCTAAAGCTCAATATTCAAGAAACATCATTCACTTGGATTATCCTAGGCATTCTGTTGCGCACTTTTTTGTCAACAGGGTTATTCATTACTGCCCACGATGCCATGCACGGTACCGTGTTCCCAAACAATCCAAAGATCAACCATGGCATTGGAACGATCGCTCTGATGCTTTATGCCTTGCTACCCTACAAAATGTTGCTTAAAAAGCATCACCTTCACCATCGTTATCCCACTGGAGAACGCGATCCCGATTTTTATGATGGGGATAATCAAAGCTTTTTTGCCTGGTATTTTCACTTTATGCGCGGCTACTGGAGTTGGGCACGATTTTTTGGGCTGCTTGCGATCGGGCTACTGCTCTATGGAGTTGTGCAAGTTTCTGTCATCAACCTGCT is a genomic window of Timaviella obliquedivisa GSE-PSE-MK23-08B containing:
- a CDS encoding fatty acid desaturase, coding for MNQHKNTNQHESVGWGMVLAFLIISLWLMSLVGLLKLNIQETSFTWIILGILLRTFLSTGLFITAHDAMHGTVFPNNPKINHGIGTIALMLYALLPYKMLLKKHHLHHRYPTGERDPDFYDGDNQSFFAWYFHFMRGYWSWARFFGLLAIGLLLYGVVQVSVINLLLFWFLPLGFSSFQLFFFGTFLPHRRPVGGYEAPYYSQSFPLPIILSFLSCYHFGYHQEHHQYPQVPWWQLPKVYRLAATAD